A region from the Etheostoma spectabile isolate EspeVRDwgs_2016 chromosome 9, UIUC_Espe_1.0, whole genome shotgun sequence genome encodes:
- the LOC116695156 gene encoding LOW QUALITY PROTEIN: unconventional myosin-IXb (The sequence of the model RefSeq protein was modified relative to this genomic sequence to represent the inferred CDS: deleted 2 bases in 1 codon) — translation MSVRDGAATMATNAGGGGGGGGPACPNDHDGRSYLLQIYPRLAAQSTTCCNLRVQKDATAASVILDAATALGLDPGRMYVLAEVKECGGEEWVLEAGDLPAQRFLLWPRKAQEQHPQSLGFYFLLQERNHDGTIHYVHLPPVTKEQEAQLAARGFLPPPQDDFADLCNLPVLNEDSILNNLRKRFYKNKIYTYAGSILIAINPFKFLPIYNPKYVKMYENHQLGKLEPHIFAIADVAYYAMLRKRVNQCIVISGESGSGKTQSTNFLIHCLTALSQKGYASGVERTILGAGPVLEAFGNAKTAHNNNSSRFGKFIQVNYLESGVVRGAVVEKYLLEKSRLVSREKNERNYHVFYYLLLGASEEERKEFKLLPPEDYFYLKQQNFKIEDEEDLRHDFERLQQAMEMVGFLPATKKQIFSVLSAILYLGNVTYMKKSTGRDEGLDVGPPEVLATLSDLLKVKEELLVEALTKRKTVTVNDKLILPYSHSEAITARDSMAKSLYSALFDWIVLRINHALLNKKDMEESVPCLSIGVLDIFGFEDFETNSFEQFCINYANEQLQYYFNHHIFNLEQEEYQAEGITWHNIDYTDNVGCIHLISKKPTGLLYLLDEESNFPHATDETLLAKFKQQHQGNKYFVPTPVMEPAFVIRHFAGKVKYQIKDFREKNTDHMRPDIVALLRSSDRAYVRQLIGMDPVAMFRWGILRATIRGIAAFNEAGRSWAAKTSGVVRPISRTPLGELQRSNAPIDRMYKRASMLDFYFDHSEERPLEAFEDIFASYESKKDMHAEIISSIKNLPLDGEDPRKLLQSWGRLRFPRHVLQKNKHTKQRQVIPKRLLDSRSLKFIVSLTLHDRTTKSLLHLHKKKKPPSISAQFQTSLTKLLETLNRAEPFFIRCIRSNAEKKEMYLDEALVVQQLRYTGMLETVRIRRSGYGAKYTFQEFIEQFRVLLPKNAASKEDISALLEKKMGLDPTTYQIGKTKVFLKELERQQLLDTLHKDVMQKIIFLQRWCRGRLQRKEFLDMRQAAILIQRLWRRYCKDEQRRRAAALIQAAWRGHRQRSAYHRQRQGATKIQALVRGHSARRRCHSMREEKQRKEEEEKEALKRAEEEERRRREEVEEARRRAEEEEERKKMEEEAARRKAEEARKAQEAQKMRAEAEKKLANEPQTREYPDIELVTEEMLADILPVQERGEINTSSHTEEEQGKDEELEDGXXXXETNGTMAEAGPQLDEKEDDDDLRMPSDGVTFNAHTPTCPAEGLDKQAPGDTSTPSNAELKRAHAPAISRGLSSRSQEKREQRRRRGLEHNQRETERAASTSSTSDSSKDQTSPPKGKSQEPSKLKERADSKELDQYTFVAWKMKEDKGGKKEAKTPPPTVGPVRPSSLPLHTPDPGPDRNGLGDVVGSTTLQRRPVVIKDKWRGRRSDGDPENTSPPPPHNREERGKKPTLSETATSSIDSLSPGSEWAGAFSAREMISSSESHADGSKGSSIRRKHQGGSGHQDSHFIPSTPDRSGGFFSKILKKRPHKEALTPDNGELTLAQILNERPTGGEVPSSAQPSRPLSQPHVDRSGKGLSRNPTIKISRATRVSEQWNASLDREITNANELRHLDEFLGNQVNDFRSRGKSLSATEAIFVTATMQFRETIKAMYSLPRPTIGYKGLMTGYQNKVIHLAGDKQKGEVQLVVNLFQSVLDGFIRGEMKKEEAEPVKPAKARKKRRKKDKSLESPLDHVFINYQVNIMQSCDKCSSYIWGMEKAYMCSYCKMVCHKKCLCKIVTDCSTFCTKKSDEEFSGLHFGVRVYHLVSDKNPVPMVLEMMLEHVEMHGLYTEGIYRKSGSANRMKELHQRLETDPHLVCLEDYPIHTVTGLVKQWLRELPDPLLTFTHYNDFLHTVELPEKQEQLQAIYKVLEELPPANFNTLERLVFHLVRVCKEEASNRMSPNSLAIVFAPCILRCPDSADPLLSMKDVAKTTTCVEMIINEQIRRYNEKMEEIEQLEYAEALAVNQLKLKRQNTLYWHLPLRFSAPYKGVVVHEKVSCDLGVVPENEPLDSDTEKNLVERIKSIKQEKDDLACRLPEMEQPGSDQENFDSEASLSSESLLDEQQRSSVHGSEPEGRGGSLLRRYRPVCLPKPSDLAQRPKVPGGRVSLLNLTPSSSTSSLSSCVSSDSEFSTASSRHPLQRRNPIIPGTVKLPPGILSQSAASSPAPTCTAPRNQSLKYLVWRRENPGRRKDSTQSLYIDSPECDLLLHFSSCPPSTSSPSSSPMVTPSPQHQHLDTQATKGQRRFSDPDIPYMDDDV, via the exons ATGAGTGTCAGAGATGGCGCTGCCACCATGGCAACGAACGctggtggaggaggggggggaggcgGGCCAGCTTGCCCCAACGATCATGATGGCCGCTCATACCTGCTCCAAATCTACCCACGGTTGGCTGCCCAGTCCACCACCTGTTGCAACCTTAG AGTGCAGAAAGATGCGACAGCAGCCTCCGTGATCTTGGACGCTGCCACGGCACTTGGGCTGGACCCTGGTCGAATGTATGTGCTGGCAGAGGTGAAGGAATGTGGCGGAGAGGAGTGGGTACTCGAGGCTGGAGACCTGCCAGCGCAAAGGTTTCTGCTGTGGCCTCGGAAAGCCCAAGAGCAACACCCTCAGAGCCTTGGCTTTTACTTCTTACTACAG GAGAGGAACCATGATGGTACTATCCATTATGTCCACCTTCCACCTGTGACTAAGGAACAGGAAGCACAGCTAGCCGCCAGGGGcttccttcctcctccacagGACGACTTTGCAGACCTCTGCAACCTTCCCGTCCTCAATGAGGACAGCATATTAAACAACCTACGCAAGCGCTTTTACAAGAACAAAATCTACACCTATGCAGGCAGCATCCTCATCGCCATCAACCCTTTCAAGTTCCTGCCCATCTACAACCCTAAGTATGTCAAGATGTACGAGAACCACCAGCTGGGCAAACTGGAACCTCATATTTTTGCTATCGCAGATGTGGCCTACTACGCTATGCTCAGGAAGAGGGTCAATCAGTGCATTGTCATCTCTGGGGAAAGTGGCTCAGGCAAGACCCAGAGTACCAACTTCTTGATCCACTGTCTGACCGCTCTTAGCCAGAAGGGCTATGCTAGTGGGGTGGAGAGGACCATACTAGGAGCTGGACCAGTCCTGGAG GCCTTTGGAAACGCCAAAACCGCCCACAACAACAACTCCAGCCGCTTTGGTAAATTCATTCAGGTGAATTACCTGGAGAGTGGAGTGGTCAGAGG GGCTGTGGTAGAGAAGTATCTCCTGGAGAAGTCTCGTCTGGTTTCCAGAGAGAAGAACGAGAG GAACTACCACGTGTTTTACTACCTGTTGTTGGGAGCTTccgaggaggagaggaaggagttCAAGCTGCTGCCGCCTGAAGACTACTTCTACCTCAAGCAG caaaACTTTAAGATAGAAGATGAGGAAGACCTGCGTCATGATTTCGAAAGGCTGCAGCAGGCAATGGAGATGGTTGGCTTCCTTCCCGCCACCAAGAAGCA GATCTTTTCTGTGCTTTCGGCCATCTTGTATCTGGGAAACGTGACCTACATGAAGAAGTCGACAGGCCGAGATGAGGGGTTGGACGTGGGACCACCAGAGGTCCTGGCTACGCTCTCTGACCTGCTAAAG GTCAAAGAGGAGCTGCTGGTTGAGGCGCTGACGAAGAGGAAAACGGTGACCGTCAACGACAAGCTGATCCTCCCTTACAGCCACTCTGAG GCTATCacagccagagactccatggccAAATCTCTGTACAGCGCCTTGTTTGACTGGATCGTTCTGCGCATCAATCACGCACTGCTCAACAAGAAAGATATGGAGGAATCTGTCCCA TGTTTGTCCATCGGTGTCCTGGACATTTTTGGCTTTGAGGACTTTGAGACCAACAGCTTTGAGCAGTTCTGCATCAACTATGCAAACGAGCAGCTGCAGTATTATTTCAACCATCACATCTTCAATCTGGAGCAG GAGGAGTACCAAGCAGAGGGAATCACCTGGCACAACATCGACTACACTGACAATGTGGGTTGTATCCATCTCATCAGCAAGAAGCCCACTGGCCTGCTCTACCTGCTGGATGAGGAGAGCAA CTTTCCCCATGCCACAGATGAGACATTATTAGCCAAATTCAAGCAGCAGCACCAGGGGAACAAATACTTTGTCCCCACACCAGTCATGGAGCCTGCATTCGTCATTCGACATTTTGCTGGGAAAGTCAAATATCAAATCAAG GATTTCCGGGAGAAGAACACAGACCACATGCGTCCAGACATTGTGGCGTTGTTGCGGAGTAGTGACCGTGCATATGTGCGGCAGCTCATCGGCATGGACCCAGTGGCCATGTTTCGATGGGGCATCCTGCGCGCCACCATCAGAGGCATTGCTGCTTTTAATGAAGCTGGCCGCTCCTGGGCTGCCAAAACTTCAG gtgTTGTCCGGCCAATCTCCAGAACTCCTTTAGGAGAGCTTCAGCGATCCAATGCCCCAATAGACAGAATGTACAA ACGAGCTTCTATGCTCGATTTCTACTTTGATCACTCAGAGGAACGCCCTCTAGAGGCCTTTGAAGACATCTTTGCTAGCTATGAGAGTAAGAA AGACATGCATGCAGAGATCATCAGCTCCATTAAGAATTTGCCATTGGATGGTGAGGACCCTCGCAAGCTGCTGCAGTCCTGGGGTCGTCTCCGCTTCCCTCGACACGTCCTCCA GAAAAACAAGCACACCAAACAGCGGCAGGTCATTCCCAAG AGATTGCTGGATTCTCggtctctgaagttcattgtgAGCCTGACACTGCATGATCGCACCACCAAGTCCCTGCTCCACCTgcacaagaagaagaagcccCCCAGCATCAGTGCGCAGTTCCAG ACGTCTCTGACCAAACTCTTGGAGACTCTGAACAGAGCAGAGCCTTTCTTCATTCGTTGTATCCGCTCCAATGCTGAAAAG AAGGAGATGTATCTGGATGAGGCCTTGGTGGTTCAGCAGCTGCGGTACACAGGAATGCTGGAAACTGTTCGCATCAGGAGATCAGGCTACGGAGCAAAGTACACATTCCAG GAGTTCATAGAGCAGTTCAGGGTTTTGCTGCCAAAGAACGCTGCCTCTAAAGAGGACATCTCAGCACTGCTTGAAAAGAAGATGGGCCTGGATCCGACCACGTACCAGATAGGCAAAACTAAG GTGTTCTTAAAGGAGCTGGAGCGACAGCAGCTGCTGGATACGCTGCACAAAGATGTAATGCAGAAAATCATCTTCCTTCAGCGTTGGTGCAGAGGTCGCCTGCAGAGAAAAGAATTTCTGGACATGAGACAGGCCGCCATCTTGATACAG CGTTTATGGCGCAGGTACTGCAAAGACGAGCAAAGGCGGCGAGCAGCCGCTTTGATCCAGGCTGCGTGGAGAGGGCACAGACAGAGATCAGCGTACCACCGCCAAAGACAGGGCGCTACCAAAATACAAGCCCTGGTCAGAGGACACTCAGCACGCAGAAG GTGTCACTCTATGCGtgaggagaaacagagaaaggaggaggaggaaaaagaagcTCTGAAAAGggcagaagaagaggaaaggaggaggagggaagaagTGGAGGAGGCAAGgagaagagcagaggaggaggaagaaaggaagaagaTGGAAGAAGAGGCAGCAAGGAGAAAAGCAGAGGAAGCTAGGAAAGCGCAGGAAGCACAGAAAATGAGAGCGGAAGCTGAGAAAAAACTGGCAAACGAGCCTCAAACAAGAGAGTATCCAGATATAGAGCTGGTCACAGAGGAGATGCTGGCTGATATCCTCCCTGTccaagagagaggagagattaACACAAGCTCACACACCGAGGAGGAACAGGGCAAGGATGAAGAGCTAGAGGAT GGATGNNNNNNNNNNGAGACCAATGGTACTATGGCTGAGGCTGGACCCCAGCTGGATGAgaaagaagatgatgatgatttaaGAATGCCCTCTGATGGGGTTACCTTCAACGCACATACACCCACATGTCCGGCTGAGGGGTTGGATAAACAGGCTCCGGGCGATACCTCCACACCTTCCAATGCTGAACTAAAGAGAGCACACGCTCCAGCTATTAGCAGGGGCCTGTCATCCAGGAGCcaggagaagagagagcagaggagacgAAGAGGACTGGAGCACAACCAGAGAGAGACGGAACGAGCTGCCTCCACTTCCTCCACCTCAGACAGCAGCAAGGATCAAACATCCCCACCGAAGGGCAAAAGCCAGGAGCCCTCTAAGCTGAAAGAGCGGGCAGACAGCAAAGAGCTGGACCAGTACACCTTTGTGGCCTGGAAAATGAAGGAAGACAAAGGAGGGAAGAAGGAGGCAAAAACGCCTCCTCCTACTGTCGGTCCTGTTCGTCCGTCTTCTTTACCACTGCACACCCCTGACCCTGGGCCTGACAGAAACGGTTTAGGCGATGTTGTCGGATCAACAACCCTGCAACGCCGTCCTGTGGTGATTAAGGATAagtggagggggaggaggagtgaTGGAGATCCCGAGAACACCAGCCCTCCTCCACCTCACAACCGagaggaaagggggaaaaaaccaACACT GAGTGAAACAGCCACCTCATCAATCGACAGTTTGTCTCCAGGCTCTGAATGGGCTGGGGCTTTTTCAGCCAGAGAG ATGATTTCCTCCTCAGAAAGCCATGCCGATGGCTCAAAGGGAAGCTCTATCAGAAGGAAACACCAAGGTGGTTCTGGTCATCAAGACTCACATTTCATCCCATCCACACCAGACAG GTCAGGTGGTTTCTTCAGCAAGATTTTGAAAAAACGGCCGCACAAGGAGGCCCTCACTCCAGACAACGGAGAGTTGACACTTGCTCAGATTCTCAATGAGAGGCCGACGGGAGGGGAAG TCCCGTCGTCCGCACAGCCATCTCGTCCTCTGTCCCAGCCCCATGTGGACCGCTCTGGTAAAGGTTTAAGCCGCAACCCAACCATAAAGATCAGTCGTGCCACACGGGTCTCTGAGCAGTGGAACGCCTCGCTGGATCGGGAAATCACCAACGCCAACGAGCTGCGGCACCTTGATGAGTTTCTGGGCAACCAG GTCAATGATTTCCGCTCTAGGGGAAAATCGCTGTCCGCTACAGAGGCCATCTTTGTTACAGCCACCATGCAGTTCAGAGAGACAATCAAAGCCATGTATTCTCTCCCA AGGCCCACCATTGGCTACAAAGGTCTGATGACAGGCTACCAGAACAAAGTCATCCACCTGGCAGGCGACAAGCAGAAAGGAGAAGTCCAACTTGTGGTCAACCTCTTCCAGTCGGTGCTGGATGGCTTCATCAGAGGAGAGATGAAGAAGGAGGAGGCTGAGCCTGTAAAG CCTGCAAAAGctaggaagaagaggaggaaaaaagataAAAGT CTGGAGAGCCCACTGGATCATGTTTTTATCAACTATCAGGTCAACATTATGCAGTCGTGTGACAAGTGTAGTTCTTACATCTGGGGCATGGAGAAGGCCTACATGTGCAGCT ATTGTAAAATGGTGTGCCACAAGaaatgcctctgcaaaatagtcactGACTGCTCCACCTTCTGCACCAAAAAG AGTGACGAGGAATTTTCCGGTCTGCATTTTGGAGTGCGTGTGTATCACCTGGTCAGCGATAAGAACCCAGTACCCATGGTGCTGGAGATGATGTTGGAGCACGTGGAGATGCACGGCCTCTACACCGAGGGAATTTACCGCAAGTCTGGCTCTGCGAACCGCATGAAAGAGCTGCACCAGCGTCTAGAGACCG ACCCCCACCTGGTCTGCCTCGAAGACTACCCCATCCACACAGTGACGGGCCTGGTAAAACAGTGGTTGAGGGAGCTACCAGATCCACTGTTGACCTTCACACATTACAATGACTTCCTGCATACTGTGG AACTGCCAGAGAAGCAGGAGCAGCTTCAAGCTATATACAAAGTGCTGGAAGAGCTTCCTCCAGCAAACTTCAACACATTGGAGAGACTCGTCTTTCACCTCGTCAG GGTGTGTAAAGAGGAGGCTTCCAACCGTATGTCCCCTAACTCGTTGGCCATAGTTTTTGCCCCATGTATCCTGCGCTGCCCAGACAGCGCTGACCCGCTGCTCAGCATGAAGGATGTTGCCAAGACTACCAC CTGTGTAGAGATGATCATCAACGAGCAGATCAGACGCTACAATGAGAAGATGGAGGAGATCGAGCAGCTGGAGTATGCGGAGGCTCTGGCTGTTAATCAGCTCAAACTCAAGAGACAGAACACG CTCTACTGGCATTTACCTCTCAGGTTCTCAGCTCCTTACAAGGGAGTGGTG GTGCATGAGAAGGTCAGTTGTGATCTCGGCGTGGTCCCTGAGAACGAGCCTCTGGACTCAGACACAGAGAAGAACCTGGTGGAACGCATCAAGTCCATCAAACAGGAGAA AGATGATCTGGCCTGCCGACTGCCAGAGATGGAGCAGCCTGGTTCCGACCAGGAGAACTTTGACTCTGAAGCCTCGCTGAGCTCCGAGAGTCTTTTGGATGAGCAGCAGCGCTCTTCTGTTCACGGTTCAGAGCCTGAAG GACGAGGTGGCTCCCTGCTGAGGAGATACAGGCCAGTTTGTCTGCCCAAACCATCAGACCTGGCCCAGCGACCTAAAGTCCCTGGTGGACGTGTCTCTCTGCTAAACCTCACCCCTTCAAGCTCCACCTCCTCTTTGTCCAGCTGCGTTTCTTCAGACTCTGAATTCTCCACTGCCTCCTCCAGGCATCCGCTGCAACGCCGCAACCCCATCATCCCAGGCACAGTTAAACTTCCGCCTGGCATCCTCTCCCAGTCTGCAGCCTCAAGTCCAGCTCCAACTTGTACCGCTCCTAGAAATCAATCATTAAAGTACTTGGTCTGGAGAAGGGAGAACCCAGGCCGCCGCAAAGACAGCACCCAGTCCCTGTACATCGACAGCCCTGAGTGTGACCTATTGTTGCATTTTTCCTCCTGCCCTCCCTCTacttcctccccctcctccagtCCCATGGTAACGCCCTCTCCTCAGCATCAGCATCTTGATACTCAAGCCACGAAGGGCCAGAGACGTTTTTCTGACCCAGACATACCTTACATGGACGATGATGTCTGA